One segment of Acropora muricata isolate sample 2 chromosome 8, ASM3666990v1, whole genome shotgun sequence DNA contains the following:
- the LOC136924826 gene encoding uncharacterized protein, with the protein MNQEFIFVQTDPAFNVVLYCLKELGDQNRLQVTHYQWAHLTNIESNDDDEDRRFMFGGENLPPNHAFGRTASAIVRMCMLEAAGVPKKLWPLPDKNAAKRNKAKLHKSFGISLLGFCLASTKKITTHYLSKYDQLYPHFRIEDKVDEVDLDTPVSIPSMMLIFRGNFTEVVEITTTFKATAKGNQQFESYIHVTCIVREISTKEGNDGRFTQLLKELMHMVPVEVQEKYFEDMTKVKAKEDLPDLCDAFARLEVRDTNE; encoded by the coding sequence ATGAATCAAGAGTTCATTTTCGTGCAAACGGACCCTGCGTTCAACGTAGTCCTTTACTGTCTCAAAGAGCTAGGAGATCAAAACCGTCTGCAGGTGACGCACTACCAGTGGGCACATCTTACAAACATAGAAAGTAACGACGACGATGAAGACCGAAGGTTCATGTTCGGTGGAGAAAATTTACCCCCCAACCATGCCTTTGGTCGAACGGCATCTGCAATTGTACGTATGTGCATGCTAGAGGCAGCCGGTGTCCCAAAAAAATTATGGCCACTGCCGGATAAGAACGCTGCTAAGAGAAACAAGGCGAAGCTGCACAAATCGTTTGGAATATCGCTACTAGGTTTTTGTCTTGCATCTACCAAGAAAATAACAACACATTACTTGAGCAAATACGATCAACTCTACCCACACTTTCGGATAGAAGATAAAGTCGATGAAGTCGACTTAGATACGCCAGTTAGCATACCCAGTATGATGCTTATCTTCAGGGGAAACTTCACTGAAGTTGTCGAGATAACGACTACATTTAAAGCAACGGCAAAGGGAAATCAACAATTTGAAAGCTACATTCACGTCACCTGCATCGTGCGTGAGATTTCTACCAAGGAAGGTAATGATGGCAGATTTACCCAGCTGCTGAAAGAGTTGATGCATATGGTTCCCGTAGAAGTCcaagaaaagtattttgaaGACATGACGAAAGTCAAGGCGAAGGAAGATTTGCCAGACCTGTGTGATGCTTTCGCCAGATTGGAAGTCAGGGACACGAACGAGTAA
- the LOC136924607 gene encoding uncharacterized protein produces the protein MNQEFIFVQTDPAFNLVLYCLKELGDQNRLQVTHYQLAELIDIESNDANEERKFMFGGKTLDATHAFGRTASAIVRMCMLEAAGVPKKLWPLPDKNAAKRNKAKLHKSLGIPLLGFCLATTETMATHYVSKYDQLYPHFRIEDEVREADLNTQISIPSMMLIFRGNFTEVVEITTTFKATPKKDQQFDSYIHVTCIVRKISTKEGNDGKFTRLLKELMVPVEIQEEYFEEMTKVTKKEEALQQVNDAFDRLIVGDKND, from the coding sequence ATGAATCAAGAGTTCATTTTTGTGCAAACGGACCCTGCGTTCAACCTAGTCCTTTACTGTCTCAAAGAGCTAGGAGATCAAAACCGTCTGCAGGTGACGCACTACCAGTTGGCAGAACTTATAGACATAGAAAGTAACGACGCCAATGAAGAGCGAAAGTTCATGTTCGGTGGAAAAACTTTAGACGCCACCCATGCCTTTGGTCGAACGGCATCTGCAATTGTACGTATGTGCATGCTAGAGGCAGCCGGTGTCCCAAAAAAATTATGGCCACTGCCGGATAAGAACGCTGCTAAGAGAAACAAGGCGAAGCTGCACAAATCGCTTGGAATACCGCTACTAGGTTTTTGTCTTGCAACTACCGAGACAATGGCAACACATTACGTGAGCAAATACGATCAACTCTACCCACACTTTCGGATAGAAGATGAAGTCCGTGAAGCCGACTTAAATACGCAAATTAGCATACCCAGTATGATGCTTATCTTCAGGGGAAACTTCACTGAGGTTGTTGAGATAACGACTACATTTAAAGCAACGCCAAAGAAAGATCAACAATTTGATAGCTACATTCACGTCACCTGCATCGTGCGTAAGATTTCTACCAAGGAAGGTAATGATGGCAAATTTACCCGGCTGCTGAAAGAGTTGATGGTTCCCGTAGAAATCCAAGAAGAGTATTTTGAAGAGATGACGAAAGTCACCAAGAAGGAGGAAGCTTTGCAACAAGTGAATGATGCTTTCGACAGATTGATAGTCGGGGACAAGAACGACTAA